A genome region from Erigeron canadensis isolate Cc75 chromosome 3, C_canadensis_v1, whole genome shotgun sequence includes the following:
- the LOC122591911 gene encoding uncharacterized protein LOC122591911, translated as MSQPSIHHHQSNPQPYYPEPASSQSLYGYPTQPLHIRDYEFVKTAEFEPFLHTYRDKLSSDDDEETIPETQEVQTDDVQEVQEVKKFKRRAEKKPWTQEEEVALAKAWIHVSTCRVVGNEQGRDKFWERILDRFSELVGGTTRTHHSLNTKWTTMNGAMTLFNGLYQQSKRSYTNKKPVTIIPDLNEDNTPTRQRKGKKPVSEASSAATIVDSVQLYADEKKKMMAEITEKTKAILDLQYQQQKEKSERDDYKFFKKPHDDEKDPIVLEWVLNKKRHIAKTYNWPFDG; from the exons ATGTCTCAACCATCTATCCATCATCATCAATCCAATCCACAACCTTACTACCCTGAACCAGCTAGTTCCCAATCGTTGTATGGGTATCCTACACAGCCGTTGCATATCCGGGATTACGAATTCGTTAAAACAGCAGAGTTCGAGCCTTTCTTACATACCTATCGTGACAAGTTGTCGAGCGACGATGATGAAGAAACTATCCCCGAAACACAAGAAGTTCAAACCG ATGAtgttcaagaagtccaagaagTCAAGAAATTCAAAAGGCGTGCAGAGAAGAAACCGTGGACTCAAGAGGAGGAAGTGGCTTTGGCAAAGGCATGGATTCATGTCTCCACTTGTAGAGTAGTCGGAAATGAACAAGGAAGAGATAAGTTTTGGGAACGGATCTTGGATCGTTTTTCAGAACTTGTGGGTGGGACAACTCGAACCCATCATAGTTTGAACACAAAGTGGACTACAATGAATGGAGCAATGACCTTGTTCAATGGCCTCTATCAACAATCG AAGAGAagttatacaaacaaaaaaccgGTTACAATCATTCCGGATTTAAATGAAGACAACACCCCCACTCGTCAAAGGAAAGGCAAGAAACCGGTTAGTGAGGCGTCAAGTGCGGCTACTATTGTTGACTCCGTTCAATTGTATGCCGatgagaagaagaaaatgatggCGGAAATCACCGAGAAGACGAAAGCTATTCTCGACCTCCAATATCAACAACAAAAGGAAAAGAGTGAGAGAGATGATTACAAGTTCTTCAAGAAGCCGCATGATGATGAGAAAGATCCGATCGTATTGGAATGGGTGCTCAACAAGAAACGCCACATCGCCAAAACGTACAATTGGCCTTTCGATGGTTAa